Proteins from a genomic interval of Candidatus Annandia pinicola:
- a CDS encoding Hsp70 family protein: MSFFLSKNKNITLGIDLGTTYSLVSSIVDNKIKILTDTKGRFLLPSIVLYNKNKTIVGWKLLNKYYQYQENILKSVKRIIGIDFKKKKYDNFLYSLKLINKNYFINTNIGLINPINVYIDILKILKIRAKYIFKTKYIKGIVVTVPAYFNHEQRNITKNAVNISNLKLLKLLNEPTAAAIAYGVYTKINGLIAVYDLGGGTFDISILKINYNGFFEVLATGGDNYLGGDDIDLLIIYWLIKKLNIKNINKKKIKYELKILAIKIKIKLTYQNKIIINYNKKNIEINRNDLELIIYPLIKHTLLICYETIKSINVKIINIKKVILVGGSTRIPLIKNKIQKFFKCDILNNINPDKVVSIGAAINANEIINKNYKKNLLLDVIPLSLGIETIGGVVEKIIPRNTKIPVSCTKEFTTFKDNQTTMKINIVQGESDLISNCKHLAKFILTDIPSLPSGIARIFINFKINHNGLLFVKAKEKSTGIKKEIKIYDLYK; encoded by the coding sequence ATAGATCTAGGAACTACATATTCTTTAGTTTCTTCTATTGTTGATAATAAAATAAAAATATTAACCGATACAAAAGGAAGATTTCTTCTACCATCAATAGTTTTATATAATAAAAATAAAACTATTGTAGGTTGGAAATTATTAAATAAATATTATCAATATCAAGAAAATATATTAAAATCTGTAAAAAGAATAATTGGTATAGATTTTAAAAAAAAAAAATATGATAATTTTTTATATTCTTTAAAATTAATAAACAAAAATTATTTTATTAATACTAATATAGGCTTAATAAACCCTATAAATGTTTATATTGATATTTTAAAAATATTAAAAATTAGAGCAAAATATATTTTTAAAACAAAATATATAAAGGGTATAGTTGTTACAGTACCGGCTTATTTTAACCATGAACAAAGAAATATTACTAAAAATGCTGTAAACATTTCAAATTTAAAATTACTAAAATTATTAAACGAACCTACAGCAGCTGCTATAGCATATGGTGTATATACAAAAATAAATGGTTTAATAGCTGTTTATGATTTAGGTGGTGGAACATTTGATATTTCTATTTTAAAAATTAATTATAATGGTTTTTTTGAAGTATTAGCTACAGGTGGAGATAATTATTTAGGTGGTGATGATATTGATTTATTAATAATATATTGGTTAATAAAAAAATTAAATATAAAAAATATTAATAAAAAAAAAATAAAATATGAACTAAAAATATTAGCTATAAAAATAAAAATAAAGTTGACTTATCAAAATAAAATAATTATAAATTATAATAAAAAAAATATTGAAATTAATAGAAATGATTTAGAATTAATTATTTATCCATTAATAAAACATACTTTATTAATTTGTTATGAAACAATAAAAAGTATCAATGTCAAAATAATAAATATAAAAAAAGTAATACTAGTTGGTGGTTCAACAAGAATACCATTAATTAAAAATAAAATACAAAAATTTTTTAAATGTGATATATTAAACAATATAAATCCAGATAAAGTAGTTTCTATAGGTGCCGCTATTAATGCAAATGAAATTATAAATAAAAACTATAAAAAAAATTTATTACTAGATGTAATACCTTTATCTTTAGGTATAGAAACTATAGGTGGGGTAGTAGAAAAAATAATACCTCGTAATACTAAAATTCCTGTTTCATGTACTAAAGAATTTACAACCTTTAAAGATAATCAAACTACTATGAAAATTAATATTGTACAAGGTGAAAGTGATTTAATTTCTAATTGTAAACATTTAGCTAAATTTATTTTAACAGATATACCTTCATTACCATCTGGAATAGCTCGTATTTTTATAAATTTTAAAATTAATCATAATGGATTATTATTTGTAAAAGCAAAAGAAAAATCTACTGGAATAAAAAAGGAAATAAAAATTTATGATTTATATAAATAA
- the fdx gene encoding ISC system 2Fe-2S type ferredoxin, whose translation MIKIFFLPHKTILPKGKIVYHRSKDSILNIALKNGININHACEKVCACTTCHCIIKKGFNSLNKINELESDMLDKAWNLNFKSRLSCQAIISDKDLIIKIPKYNINYVN comes from the coding sequence ATGATAAAAATATTTTTTTTACCACATAAAACTATTTTACCTAAAGGTAAAATAGTTTATCATAGATCAAAAGATAGTATTTTAAATATAGCTTTAAAAAACGGTATTAATATTAATCATGCTTGTGAAAAAGTTTGTGCTTGTACAACATGTCATTGTATAATTAAAAAAGGTTTTAATTCTCTTAATAAAATAAATGAATTAGAAAGTGATATGTTAGATAAAGCATGGAATTTAAATTTTAAAAGTAGATTATCTTGTCAAGCTATAATTTCTGACAAAGATTTAATAATTAAAATACCAAAATATAATATTAATTATGTTAATTAA
- the rlmN gene encoding 23S rRNA (adenine(2503)-C(2))-methyltransferase RlmN, translating to MDINLKKINILNLDEKKLKEIIESIGEKKFRFKQIMKWIYHNFCDNFDNMSNISINLKKKLKKKLEIKLPVIQNILYSKDGTIKYILNFNKQIIETIYIPEINRKTICISSQVGCILNCKFCATGKQGFKRNLKVSEIIGQIWCISKMLYNINPKKKITNIVIMGMGEPLLNVVNVINSIKIMLNNYCLNIKKNKITLSTSGIIPAFKKIYEIINIPLAFSLHASNNELRNSLMPINIKYNIESCLSEINKYIKLSKSNKIKFTIEYIMLNNINDNIYNAYQLIKLLKNIPSKINLIPFNKIPNTKYESSPKNKIYKFAQILKKNGLITTIRKLHGNDINAACGQLSGNIINKIKNNI from the coding sequence ATGGATATAAATTTAAAAAAAATTAATATCTTAAATCTTGATGAAAAAAAATTAAAAGAAATTATTGAATCTATCGGTGAAAAAAAATTTCGTTTTAAACAAATAATGAAATGGATATATCATAATTTTTGCGATAATTTTGATAATATGAGTAATATAAGTATAAATTTAAAAAAAAAATTAAAAAAAAAATTAGAAATTAAATTACCTGTAATACAAAATATATTATATTCCAAAGATGGAACTATAAAATATATATTAAATTTTAATAAACAAATTATTGAAACAATTTATATACCTGAAATTAATAGAAAAACAATTTGTATTTCATCTCAAGTTGGTTGTATTCTAAATTGTAAATTTTGTGCTACAGGAAAACAAGGGTTTAAAAGAAATTTAAAAGTTTCAGAAATTATAGGACAAATTTGGTGTATATCTAAAATGTTATATAATATAAATCCTAAAAAAAAAATTACTAACATAGTAATTATGGGTATGGGAGAACCATTATTAAATGTAGTTAATGTAATTAATTCAATAAAAATTATGTTAAATAACTATTGTTTAAATATAAAAAAAAATAAAATTACTTTATCAACTTCTGGAATTATTCCTGCTTTTAAAAAAATTTATGAAATTATAAATATACCATTAGCTTTTTCTTTACATGCTTCTAATAATGAATTAAGAAATTCTTTAATGCCAATAAATATAAAATATAATATAGAATCTTGTTTATCAGAAATAAATAAATATATTAAATTATCAAAATCTAATAAAATTAAATTTACAATAGAATATATAATGTTAAATAATATAAATGATAATATTTATAATGCTTATCAATTAATTAAATTATTAAAAAATATACCAAGTAAAATAAACTTAATTCCTTTTAATAAAATACCTAATACAAAATATGAAAGTAGTCCTAAAAATAAAATATATAAATTTGCTCAAATATTAAAAAAAAACGGATTAATTACTACTATAAGAAAACTACATGGAAATGATATAAATGCAGCATGTGGGCAATTATCAGGAAATATTATAAATAAAATTAAAAATAATATTTAA
- the hisS gene encoding histidine--tRNA ligase, which yields MLKNIRSIRGMYDYLPKTNLIWQKIEYKLKKVLSSYGYNEIKFPIIENTKLFKKSIGNITDIVEKEMYSFNDKSGNNLTLRPEGTVSCVRASLQNGILYNQEQRLWYLGPMFRYERPQKGRYRQFHQLGIEIFGLPESNIEIELLMITLRWWKILNINKYMKLEINYIGSSEERYKYKKDLIIFLEKYKNELDLDCRNRLYKNPLRILDTKNFKILKILKKAPNLKYYLNNKSLSYFNNLLYFLKFFKINYKINHNLFRGLDYYNGTVFEWKTNFFENKDITICAGGRYDNLVKQIGGYHTPAIGCAMGLERLLMLFSKCQKKNNFIKYIDIYIIVYNLNKQYILIKFAEIIRDILPKIKVFFDFNHKKKIKKKIVKAKQMKSSFVIILKKNKIKTNKLIIINLNNGDKFIKTKKQIIKILSKIKI from the coding sequence TTGTTAAAAAATATAAGATCAATACGTGGAATGTACGATTATTTACCTAAGACTAATTTGATTTGGCAAAAAATTGAATATAAACTTAAAAAGGTATTAAGTAGTTATGGTTATAATGAAATAAAATTTCCAATTATAGAAAATACTAAATTATTTAAAAAATCTATAGGAAATATAACTGATATAGTAGAAAAAGAAATGTATAGTTTTAATGATAAGAGTGGTAATAATTTAACATTAAGACCAGAAGGAACGGTTAGTTGTGTTAGAGCTAGTCTTCAAAATGGTATATTATATAATCAAGAACAACGTTTATGGTATTTAGGACCTATGTTTCGTTATGAAAGACCTCAAAAAGGAAGATATCGTCAATTTCATCAATTAGGAATAGAAATATTTGGTTTACCAGAATCTAATATAGAAATAGAATTATTAATGATTACATTAAGATGGTGGAAAATATTAAACATTAATAAATATATGAAATTAGAAATAAATTATATTGGTTCTTCAGAAGAAAGATATAAATATAAAAAAGATTTAATAATATTTTTAGAAAAATATAAAAATGAGTTAGATTTAGATTGCAGAAATAGACTTTATAAAAATCCATTACGTATTTTAGATACTAAAAATTTTAAAATTTTAAAAATTCTTAAAAAAGCTCCTAATTTAAAATATTATTTAAATAATAAATCTTTATCTTATTTTAATAATTTATTATATTTTTTAAAATTTTTTAAAATAAATTATAAAATTAATCATAACTTATTTAGAGGATTAGATTATTATAATGGAACGGTTTTTGAATGGAAAACTAATTTTTTTGAAAATAAAGATATTACAATTTGTGCCGGAGGTAGATATGATAATTTAGTAAAACAAATAGGTGGATATCATACCCCAGCAATAGGATGTGCTATGGGGTTAGAAAGATTATTAATGTTATTTTCAAAATGTCAAAAAAAAAATAATTTTATTAAATATATTGATATTTATATAATTGTATATAATTTAAATAAACAATATATTTTAATTAAATTTGCTGAAATAATAAGAGATATATTACCTAAAATTAAAGTTTTTTTTGATTTTAATCATAAAAAAAAAATAAAAAAAAAAATTGTTAAAGCTAAACAAATGAAATCATCATTTGTTATAATTTTAAAAAAAAATAAAATAAAAACTAATAAACTAATTATTATAAATTTAAATAATGGTGATAAATTTATAAAAACAAAAAAACAAATAATTAAAATCTTATCAAAAATAAAAATATAA
- the der gene encoding ribosome biogenesis GTPase Der: MLPIIAIVGRSNVGKSTLFNIITNSNNKAIFYNINNVTRDRKYEIVNYNNNKFIIIDTAGFKNIKENIKCLISKQIFIAIKESDAVFFMVDSITGLLEDDYILAKYLKNLYKKDVFLIINKVDNKNLKYNSYEFYKLGFKNISFISTAHNYGINNFLNNKLMPYIKKLKNKNIKLKINVDNINYDNFIKIAIIGSPNVGKSTLINCLCKSERMIVDNKPGTTRDSTYIPIKYNDKLYVFIDTAGIKKKNNVNNIIEKFSIMKSIKEIKNSKIVIIIIDAEINISQKDLSLIYKILKYGKSIIIAFNKSDKISEDKKIKIKNNIINKFKYINFIPICFISALYKKGINFLFSLIKKIINIKKKNINTSYLNKILHESIKKHQPPIYNKYRIKLKYVHIGNYDPFTIVIHGNNVNGINIIYKKYLINYFRNKLNISGTPIKIIFKENNNPYIKDKKSNYKSKFK; encoded by the coding sequence ATGTTACCTATAATTGCTATTGTTGGTAGATCTAATGTTGGTAAATCTACTTTATTTAATATTATTACTAATTCTAATAATAAAGCTATTTTTTATAATATTAATAATGTTACTAGAGATAGAAAATATGAAATAGTAAATTATAATAATAATAAATTTATTATAATAGATACTGCTGGATTTAAAAATATAAAAGAAAATATCAAATGTTTGATATCAAAACAAATATTTATTGCTATAAAAGAATCGGACGCTGTATTTTTTATGGTTGATTCAATAACTGGTTTACTTGAAGATGATTATATATTAGCAAAATATTTAAAAAATTTATATAAAAAGGATGTATTTTTAATTATAAATAAAGTTGATAATAAAAATTTAAAATATAATTCTTATGAATTTTATAAATTAGGATTTAAAAATATATCTTTTATATCTACAGCTCATAATTATGGAATAAATAATTTTTTAAATAATAAATTAATGCCTTATATTAAAAAATTAAAAAATAAAAATATAAAATTAAAAATTAATGTTGATAATATAAATTATGATAATTTTATAAAAATAGCTATTATAGGATCTCCTAATGTTGGAAAATCTACATTAATTAATTGTTTGTGTAAATCTGAAAGAATGATTGTTGATAATAAACCTGGTACTACTAGAGATAGTACATATATACCAATTAAATATAATGATAAATTATATGTATTTATTGATACAGCTGGTATTAAAAAAAAAAACAATGTTAATAATATTATAGAAAAATTTTCTATAATGAAATCAATTAAAGAAATAAAAAATTCAAAAATTGTAATTATAATTATTGATGCAGAAATAAATATTTCACAAAAAGATTTATCTTTAATATATAAAATATTAAAATATGGTAAATCTATCATTATAGCATTTAATAAATCTGACAAAATATCTGAAGATAAAAAAATAAAAATAAAAAATAATATAATTAATAAATTTAAATATATTAATTTTATACCAATTTGTTTTATTTCTGCTCTATACAAAAAAGGTATAAATTTTTTATTTAGTTTAATAAAAAAAATAATTAATATAAAAAAAAAAAACATTAATACTTCATATTTAAATAAAATACTTCATGAATCTATTAAAAAACATCAACCTCCTATATATAATAAATATAGAATAAAACTAAAATATGTTCATATTGGTAATTATGATCCTTTCACTATAGTTATTCATGGTAATAATGTGAACGGTATTAATATTATTTATAAAAAATATTTAATTAATTATTTTAGAAATAAATTAAATATTTCTGGAACACCTATAAAAATAATTTTTAAAGAAAATAATAACCCATATATTAAAGATAAAAAAAGTAATTATAAAAGTAAATTTAAATAA
- the dapA gene encoding 4-hydroxy-tetrahydrodipicolinate synthase produces MFKGSIVALITPIKKNGSICKKDLTKLINYHIKNKTSAIVSVGTTGESSMLSKKEHCNLIMMTLEISDGRIPIIAGTGSNDTSESINLTKKLENSGISGCLTVTPYYNRPTQEGLYQHFKSISESTHLPQILYNVPSRTGCDLLPETIARLSNFKNIIGIKEATGDLSRVNKISSLVNNKKFIILSGDDITFLDFIQLGGHGVISVTANIAAKKMSKICSLALNNNFIKARKINKKLMYLHKALFIESNPIPVKWAAFKLGLINNNILRLPLTKLSKKFELIVEKAICKAGII; encoded by the coding sequence ATGTTTAAAGGAAGTATTGTTGCATTAATAACACCCATAAAAAAAAATGGTTCTATATGTAAAAAAGATTTAACAAAACTAATTAATTATCATATTAAAAATAAAACTTCAGCTATAGTATCTGTGGGTACCACAGGTGAATCTTCTATGTTAAGTAAAAAAGAACATTGTAATTTAATTATGATGACTTTAGAAATTTCAGATGGAAGAATTCCTATAATAGCGGGAACTGGTTCTAATGATACCTCAGAAAGTATTAATTTAACTAAAAAACTTGAAAATTCTGGAATTTCGGGATGTTTAACTGTTACACCATATTATAATAGACCTACCCAAGAAGGTTTATATCAACATTTTAAATCAATTTCTGAAAGTACACATTTACCACAAATATTATATAATGTACCTTCAAGAACTGGTTGTGATTTATTACCAGAAACAATTGCTCGTTTATCAAATTTTAAAAATATAATAGGAATAAAAGAAGCCACTGGAGATTTATCTAGAGTAAATAAAATTTCTTCTTTAGTAAATAATAAAAAATTTATTATACTAAGTGGTGATGATATTACATTTCTTGATTTTATACAATTAGGAGGTCATGGAGTTATTTCAGTTACTGCTAATATCGCAGCAAAAAAAATGTCTAAAATTTGTTCTTTAGCTTTAAATAATAATTTTATAAAAGCTCGTAAGATAAATAAAAAATTAATGTATTTACATAAAGCTTTATTTATAGAATCTAATCCTATTCCTGTAAAATGGGCTGCATTTAAATTAGGTTTAATTAATAATAATATATTAAGATTACCTTTGACAAAATTATCTAAAAAATTTGAATTAATAGTTGAAAAAGCTATATGCAAAGCAGGTATTATATAA
- the dapE gene encoding succinyl-diaminopimelate desuccinylase yields the protein MLNIISLTKKLIKCPSLSPLDSGCQIIINNRLKKIGFNIKYININNTINTWAYHGIGGKTILFAGHTDVVSSGDINNWKTLPFIPFIKKKKMLGRGSADMKGSLAAMIIAVENFIKKNPKHKGRISFIITSDEESEAINGTVKVIEILKKKKEKIEYCIIGEPSSEKYVGDTIKNGRRGSLNINLIIYGIQGHIAYPNLAKNPIHISNNFIKDLILKKWDCGNIIFEPTTLQISNIYSDNINNLSNIIPSKININFNLRFNNIINVKNIIKKIRIMLIKNKLKYYINWKISGKSFYTNENKLINIVKKSIYLYNKKFPKISTNGGTSDGRFIYNICKQIVELGLKNNTIHKPNEYINTLELKKLSIIYQNIIENILI from the coding sequence ATGTTGAATATAATTTCTTTAACAAAAAAATTAATTAAATGTCCTTCATTAAGTCCATTAGATTCAGGTTGCCAAATAATTATAAATAATCGTTTAAAAAAAATTGGTTTTAATATTAAATATATAAATATAAATAATACTATTAATACTTGGGCTTATCATGGTATTGGTGGAAAAACTATATTATTTGCTGGACATACAGATGTAGTATCTTCTGGTGATATTAATAATTGGAAAACTTTACCTTTTATACCTTTTATTAAAAAAAAAAAAATGTTAGGTCGTGGTTCAGCAGATATGAAAGGATCTTTAGCAGCTATGATAATAGCTGTTGAAAATTTTATTAAAAAAAACCCTAAACATAAAGGTAGAATATCTTTTATTATAACTTCTGACGAAGAATCTGAAGCTATAAATGGTACTGTAAAAGTAATTGAAATATTAAAAAAAAAAAAAGAAAAAATAGAATATTGTATTATAGGAGAACCATCTAGTGAAAAATATGTTGGAGATACTATTAAAAATGGAAGAAGAGGATCTTTAAATATTAATTTAATAATTTATGGTATACAAGGTCATATAGCTTATCCTAATTTAGCTAAAAACCCTATACATATATCTAATAATTTTATTAAAGATTTAATACTAAAAAAATGGGATTGTGGTAATATCATTTTTGAACCAACTACATTACAAATATCTAATATATACTCTGATAATATTAATAATTTAAGTAACATAATACCTAGTAAAATAAATATAAATTTTAATTTAAGATTTAATAATATAATAAATGTAAAAAATATTATAAAAAAAATTAGAATTATGTTAATTAAAAATAAATTAAAATATTATATAAATTGGAAAATATCTGGAAAATCATTTTATACAAATGAAAATAAATTAATAAATATAGTTAAAAAATCTATATATTTATATAATAAAAAATTTCCTAAAATATCTACTAATGGAGGTACTTCTGATGGAAGATTTATTTATAATATATGTAAACAAATTGTAGAATTAGGTTTAAAAAATAATACAATTCATAAACCTAATGAATATATTAATACATTAGAATTAAAAAAATTAAGTATTATATATCAAAATATTATAGAAAATATTTTGATATAA
- the ligA gene encoding NAD-dependent DNA ligase LigA, with amino-acid sequence MNYIKSSVLKIKKKIIYYDYLYRNLSYSEIPDYEYDKLLNKFNILKKKCTIIKNNIFNKIKFKYSNILNFKKKTHLLPMLSLKNTFNIEEIYNFYKKIFKNLKKKFYLCCELKIDGISISLIYKKGNLIQAITRGNGYLGDDIIANVLTIKNIPLILKGNNIPEKINICGEIFITYKNLKNIKKKNNSFFSNSRNIVSGTLKNINSKITSNRNLTFLCYNVNFSKQKLFNESHFECLKKVNKWGIPIHNYIKKTYKIKEIKKFFFYANINRKYFGFDNDGIVIKIDSKKIQNKIGCNNKYPKWAIAYKFKSQEKITKVINIVFNISRYGILIPIAYIKPINILGSKISKITLHNKKNIEMLNLYIGDSVIVKYSGDVIPQIIKVILSKRTKEAKKIIFPTLCPICNSKLKYIKNKYLYKCNSNLNCRIQLQEKIINFISKNGFNITVIKRNIVFELIKKKYIKNISDIFKLNYKILSRLNTINKSLLYNILISINKSKNIHLSNFIYSLGIENVGKIISLNIANYFKYISKIIYADIKEINSVPKISKKISLNVFNFMKKKKNKIIISKILKHVKIFI; translated from the coding sequence ATGAATTATATTAAAAGCAGTGTCTTAAAAATAAAAAAAAAAATAATATATTATGATTATTTATATAGAAATTTAAGTTATTCTGAAATACCTGATTATGAATATGATAAATTATTAAATAAATTTAATATTTTAAAAAAAAAATGTACTATAATTAAAAATAATATATTTAATAAAATTAAATTTAAATATTCAAATATATTAAATTTTAAAAAAAAAACTCATTTATTACCAATGTTATCATTAAAAAATACTTTTAACATTGAAGAAATATATAATTTTTATAAAAAAATATTTAAAAATTTAAAAAAAAAGTTTTATTTATGTTGTGAACTAAAAATAGATGGAATATCAATTAGTTTAATTTATAAAAAAGGAAATTTAATACAAGCAATTACTAGAGGTAATGGTTATTTAGGAGATGATATAATAGCTAACGTATTAACTATAAAAAATATTCCATTAATTTTAAAAGGTAATAATATTCCAGAAAAAATAAATATTTGTGGTGAAATATTTATAACCTATAAAAATCTTAAAAATATTAAAAAAAAAAATAATAGTTTTTTTTCTAATTCTAGAAATATAGTATCAGGTACATTAAAAAATATTAATTCTAAAATTACATCAAATAGAAATTTAACATTTTTGTGTTATAATGTTAATTTTTCAAAACAAAAATTATTTAATGAAAGTCATTTTGAATGTTTAAAAAAAGTTAATAAGTGGGGTATTCCAATACATAATTATATAAAAAAAACATATAAAATAAAAGAAATTAAAAAATTTTTTTTTTATGCAAATATTAATAGAAAATATTTTGGATTCGATAATGATGGTATAGTAATAAAAATAGATTCTAAAAAAATACAAAATAAAATTGGTTGTAACAATAAATATCCAAAATGGGCTATTGCTTATAAATTTAAGTCTCAAGAAAAAATTACTAAAGTAATTAATATAGTTTTTAATATAAGTAGATATGGTATTTTAATACCTATAGCATATATTAAACCAATTAATATTTTAGGAAGTAAAATTAGTAAAATTACTTTACATAATAAAAAAAATATAGAAATGTTAAATTTATATATAGGGGATAGTGTTATAGTAAAATATTCAGGAGATGTTATACCTCAAATTATAAAAGTAATATTATCTAAAAGAACTAAAGAAGCAAAAAAAATTATTTTTCCAACATTATGTCCTATTTGTAATTCTAAATTAAAATATATAAAAAATAAATATTTATATAAATGTAATTCAAATTTAAATTGTAGAATACAACTACAAGAAAAAATAATAAATTTTATTTCTAAAAATGGATTTAATATAACTGTTATTAAAAGAAATATAGTTTTTGAGTTAATAAAAAAAAAATATATTAAAAATATATCAGATATATTTAAATTAAATTATAAAATTTTATCTAGATTAAATACTATCAATAAATCTTTATTATACAATATTTTAATTTCTATTAATAAATCTAAAAATATACATCTATCAAATTTTATATATTCTTTAGGAATTGAAAATGTGGGTAAAATAATATCATTAAATATTGCTAATTACTTTAAATATATAAGTAAAATAATATATGCAGATATAAAAGAAATAAATTCAGTTCCTAAAATATCAAAAAAAATATCATTAAATGTATTTAATTTTATGAAAAAAAAAAAAAATAAAATAATAATTTCAAAAATATTAAAACATGTTAAAATATTTATATAA
- the folD gene encoding bifunctional methylenetetrahydrofolate dehydrogenase/methenyltetrahydrofolate cyclohydrolase FolD, with product MINNILDGKTLSNYILYNIYKKNQKYKKFGYRLPSLAVILIGNNKSSLLYVKKKHIACKITGLISYAYNLSYSVNNKLLFNLINKLNNNNNIDGIIIQLPLPLHINTNKILELISIEKDVDGFNPYNIGKLCQRIPLLRPCTSLGIITLLSKYKINIIGLNALIIGASNIVGRPISMELLLSGCTITIVHRFTRNLNYYIKKSDLIIVSVGKINFISGKLVKYGVIIIDVGINYSSNGNIKGDVNFFSTSIKSSYITPVPGGVGPMTISALIYNTLITYKKKNKFII from the coding sequence ATGATAAATAATATATTAGACGGTAAAACATTATCAAATTATATACTTTATAATATTTATAAAAAAAATCAAAAATATAAAAAATTTGGATATAGATTACCATCTTTAGCTGTAATATTAATTGGTAATAACAAATCATCCTTATTATATGTAAAAAAAAAACATATTGCATGTAAAATAACAGGACTAATTTCTTATGCTTATAATTTATCTTATTCAGTTAATAACAAATTGTTATTTAATTTAATAAATAAATTAAATAATAACAATAATATAGATGGTATTATTATACAATTACCTTTACCATTACATATAAATACAAATAAAATTTTAGAATTAATATCAATAGAAAAAGATGTAGATGGTTTTAATCCATATAATATTGGTAAACTTTGTCAAAGAATACCTTTATTAAGACCTTGTACTTCGCTTGGAATTATAACATTGTTATCAAAATATAAAATTAATATAATAGGATTAAATGCTTTAATTATAGGAGCTTCTAATATAGTAGGTAGACCTATTAGTATGGAACTTTTATTATCAGGATGTACTATTACAATTGTTCATAGATTTACTAGAAACTTAAATTATTATATAAAAAAATCAGATTTAATAATAGTATCTGTTGGGAAAATAAATTTTATTTCAGGAAAATTAGTTAAATATGGAGTTATTATTATAGATGTAGGTATAAACTATTCTTCTAATGGTAATATTAAAGGTGATGTTAATTTTTTTAGTACTTCAATAAAATCATCATATATTACCCCCGTTCCTGGTGGTGTTGGTCCAATGACTATTTCTGCACTTATATATAATACTTTAATTACATATAAAAAAAAAAATAAATTTATTATATAA